The genome window GCTGATCACCCGCCGCGCCTACGGCTTCCACTCCGCCCACGCAGCCCTCGCCCTTGTCATGCTCTCCTGCGGCCCCATCGACCTACGCCTCCCTCACGAGCGGCCGACCCGATGACCCACATTCATGCCGGGAGAGCCCACTTTGGCAGTGATCGACGCCCTCGGCCTCCCGCGCTACGACCTCGCCCGCTACCTCGCCAAAGGCGTCACCCGCACCCCCGATGAGGAACTCATCGTGCAGAAGTGGGAGCGCAGCCGCGGCCAGGTCGCCGGGTTCGTGCGAACCAACTTCTTCAAGCGACTTTCCTCGTGCGGCTACTCCTACCAGTTGTCGCTCACCCGGCATGTTGTTCGCAACCGCCTATTCCTCTACGCGTTGGCTACCGGCCTGGCCTTGCCGACCGGGACGGTTGTCGACCAGATGTTCAACCCCGCCGACAGCGACTCCGACATCGATGACGACGCCGGCACCGAAGCTACCCCCCAAGATCAATACGACGCTCTGGTCGAACGAGACCCGCCATCTGTGACGTGGGTACGCGCGGAGATGTTCACCGGAGAACTAGCCAAAAGGCTCCAAGCTGACACGGACGCGCTGCAGACGCTGCTGGACTCTTACGGCGCCTGGAGCAGTGAACGGGATTCCAAGATCACCGCACTCGTCGAACTAATCACGCAGACGCACCCCGACGAGAAAATCCTCATCTTCACCGAATACAAGGACACAGCCGACTACATCACGAGCACGCTGCTCGCCGCAGGCATTCCCTCAGTCGGCAGCGCCACCGGCGACACCGAAAACCCCACGCGCATCGCCGAACGGTTCTCACCGCTATCGAACGCCCTGCCCGGCGAGGAGGCCGAACCAGTCGACCGGGAACTGCGAGTGCTCATCGCGACCGACGTGCTTTCCGAAGGCCAGAACCTGCAGGACGCCCACATCGTCGTCAACTACGACCTGCCGTGGGCCATCATCAAGCTCATCCAACGCGCCGGGCGCGTTGACCGCATCGGCCAGCAATCCGAGACAGTCACCCTCTATTCCTTCTTCCACGAGACCGTCGAGAACGTCCTCAACCTGCGGCAGCGCATCGCCCAGCGCCTAGCTGCCAACGCCCGCGCCTTTGGCTCCGACGAACAGTTCTTTGGCCAGGAGCGCGAAGTCCATTTCATCAAGGACCTGTACGACGGAGTCCTCGACGACACCGAACTCGACAGCGAGGTCGACGCCGCCAGCCTCGCCTACGAGATCTGGAACGCAGCCACGCGCGACGACCCCAACGTAGCCCAACGGATCATTGCCCTACCCGACCTCACCCACGCCACCAAGGCAGCGCGAGATCATGACGTCTTCCCGCCCGGCGTCGGATGCTACGTGCGTACCGAGGGCGGGGCCGCAGCCTATGGGTACGCCGCAGCGGACGGCGCACTGCAACTGATCACCGGTCATGAAGTCCTCAAAGTCTTCGAATGTGAGCCGGAAACCCCCGCTCAAGAAGCCCGTAGCGACAGCGACGAC of Candidatus Nanopelagicales bacterium contains these proteins:
- a CDS encoding C-terminal helicase domain-containing protein, which encodes MIDALGLPRYDLARYLAKGVTRTPDEELIVQKWERSRGQVAGFVRTNFFKRLSSCGYSYQLSLTRHVVRNRLFLYALATGLALPTGTVVDQMFNPADSDSDIDDDAGTEATPQDQYDALVERDPPSVTWVRAEMFTGELAKRLQADTDALQTLLDSYGAWSSERDSKITALVELITQTHPDEKILIFTEYKDTADYITSTLLAAGIPSVGSATGDTENPTRIAERFSPLSNALPGEEAEPVDRELRVLIATDVLSEGQNLQDAHIVVNYDLPWAIIKLIQRAGRVDRIGQQSETVTLYSFFHETVENVLNLRQRIAQRLAANARAFGSDEQFFGQEREVHFIKDLYDGVLDDTELDSEVDAASLAYEIWNAATRDDPNVAQRIIALPDLTHATKAARDHDVFPPGVGCYVRTEGGAAAYGYAAADGALQLITGHEVLKVFECEPETPAQEARSDSDDLIAALVQGPEAPMARPEVFEGQLGGVRRTVWSRLSGTFYDQNPELAAALDVLARNPLTSDSERKLRRAISAGDLDALASLVMRLNAEDRLSIERRSHDPIRIVSTMGIGS